A stretch of DNA from Gammaproteobacteria bacterium:
ATCGACATTCGTGGACTTCGCGCACGGCAATTGACAGCAGAAGACGGCAATCAATTTGACTGGATTTTGGTCATGGATGATCAGAATCTTGCCTCAGCGCGTCGTATGCTGCCAGAAGCGCACCATAAAATACATAAACTGCTCTATTGGTATCAGCCAGCTCAGACACCCGATGTGCCTGACCCTTACTACGGCGGACAGGATGGCTTC
This window harbors:
- a CDS encoding low molecular weight phosphotyrosine protein phosphatase → IDIRGLRARQLTAEDGNQFDWILVMDDQNLASARRMLPEAHHKIHKLLYWYQPAQTPDVPDPYYGGQDGFEQVFQLIDRGCQAFIEQVLNST